In a genomic window of Amycolatopsis japonica:
- a CDS encoding ATP-binding cassette domain-containing protein, giving the protein MSEPILELKQLNKSFGPVHVLHDVDFNVRAGEVTALVGDNGAGKSTLVKSIAGIHGYDSGTVTFQGKQVNIHGPRDAADLGIEVVYQDLALAENLDIVQNMFLGRERGSKWLLDEASMEKAARETLASLSVRTVKSVRTPVSALSGGQRQTVAIAKSVLWDSKVVLLDEPTAALGVAQTRQVLDLVRRLAEQGLGVVLISHNMADVFEVADRIAVLYLGRLVAEVHTKDVTHGQVVELITAGRSGDLGLARPEAAVL; this is encoded by the coding sequence ATGAGTGAACCCATCCTCGAACTGAAGCAGCTGAACAAGAGCTTCGGGCCGGTCCACGTGCTCCACGACGTGGACTTCAACGTGCGCGCCGGCGAGGTCACCGCGCTGGTCGGCGACAACGGTGCCGGTAAGTCCACTTTGGTCAAGTCGATCGCCGGGATCCACGGCTACGACTCGGGAACGGTGACGTTCCAGGGCAAGCAGGTGAACATCCACGGCCCGCGCGACGCCGCCGATCTGGGCATCGAGGTCGTCTACCAGGACCTCGCGCTCGCCGAGAACCTCGACATCGTGCAGAACATGTTCCTCGGCCGGGAACGCGGTAGCAAATGGCTGCTCGACGAGGCCAGCATGGAGAAGGCCGCCCGCGAGACGCTCGCCTCGCTTTCGGTCCGCACCGTGAAGTCCGTCCGCACGCCCGTTTCGGCCCTCTCGGGCGGGCAGCGGCAGACCGTCGCGATCGCGAAATCCGTGCTGTGGGACTCGAAGGTCGTCCTGCTCGACGAGCCCACCGCCGCGCTCGGTGTCGCGCAGACCCGTCAGGTGCTCGACCTCGTCCGCCGTCTCGCCGAACAGGGCCTCGGTGTGGTGCTGATCAGCCACAACATGGCCGACGTCTTCGAGGTCGCCGACCGGATCGCGGTGCTCTACCTCGGCCGTCTCGTCGCCGAGGTGCACACCAAGGACGTCACCCACGGCCAGGTCGTGGAACTGATCACCGCCGGTCGCTCCGGCGACCTCGGCCTTGCCCGCCCCGAAGCCGCCGTCCTCTGA
- a CDS encoding sugar ABC transporter substrate-binding protein: MRSRTLTLLAATVGAGLVLSACGANTADSGSGNSSQSAPAPGGAAAGGKVGVILPETATSARWEAFDKPFLTKALKDAGFDADVQNAQGDVQKFTTLADGMIAQNVKVLIIAAINGEVGAAVARKAQAAGIPTIDYDRLNLGGSSDYYVSFDNEKVGQLQGQGLADALKDKKGAEVVMIEGAPTDNNATLFANGQKSVLQPKFASGDLKLVREQAIDNWDNQKGGQTFEQILTDNKGKVDGVVAANDGLAGAVITVLKKNGLNGKVPVTGQDATADGLMAILRGDQYMTVFKPIKEEAEAAAKLAVLLAKGDKAGADALATGKAKDPKGNREVKSVLLEPKLTTKEGVKEVVTQGYVKAAEICGGDLAAACTQLGIS; the protein is encoded by the coding sequence ATGCGCAGCAGAACCCTTACCCTCCTCGCCGCGACGGTGGGCGCCGGCCTGGTGCTTTCCGCCTGTGGCGCCAACACCGCCGACTCGGGCAGTGGCAACTCCTCGCAGTCCGCGCCCGCCCCCGGCGGTGCCGCCGCCGGTGGCAAGGTCGGCGTCATCCTGCCGGAGACCGCCACCTCCGCGCGCTGGGAGGCCTTCGACAAGCCCTTCCTGACCAAGGCGCTCAAGGACGCGGGCTTCGACGCCGACGTCCAGAACGCCCAGGGCGACGTCCAGAAGTTCACCACCCTGGCCGACGGCATGATCGCGCAGAACGTCAAGGTCCTGATCATCGCCGCCATCAACGGCGAGGTCGGCGCGGCGGTCGCCCGCAAGGCGCAGGCCGCGGGCATCCCGACGATCGACTACGACCGCCTCAACCTCGGCGGCAGCTCCGACTACTACGTCTCGTTCGACAACGAGAAGGTCGGCCAGCTCCAGGGCCAGGGTCTCGCCGACGCGCTGAAGGACAAGAAGGGCGCCGAGGTCGTCATGATCGAGGGTGCCCCGACCGACAACAACGCGACGCTGTTCGCCAACGGCCAGAAGTCCGTCCTGCAGCCGAAGTTCGCCAGCGGCGACCTGAAGCTCGTGCGCGAGCAGGCCATCGACAACTGGGACAACCAGAAGGGCGGCCAGACCTTCGAGCAGATCCTGACCGACAACAAGGGCAAGGTCGACGGCGTCGTCGCCGCGAACGACGGTCTCGCCGGCGCGGTCATCACCGTGCTGAAGAAGAACGGCCTCAATGGCAAGGTCCCGGTCACCGGCCAGGACGCCACCGCGGACGGCCTCATGGCCATCCTGCGCGGCGACCAGTACATGACCGTCTTCAAGCCCATCAAGGAAGAGGCCGAGGCCGCGGCGAAGCTCGCCGTCCTGCTGGCCAAGGGCGACAAGGCGGGCGCCGACGCGCTGGCCACCGGCAAGGCGAAGGACCCGAAGGGCAACCGCGAGGTCAAGTCCGTGCTCCTCGAGCCGAAGCTGACCACCAAGGAAGGCGTCAAGGAGGTCGTGACGCAGGGCTACGTCAAGGCGGCCGAGATCTGCGGCGGCGACCTGGCCGCGGCGTGCACGCAGCTCGGTATCTCCTGA
- a CDS encoding DEAD/DEAH box helicase, which translates to MSETVERDRGELGAPPAAKDSTARPLRAWQRRALTKYLTKKPQDFLAVATPGAGKTVFGLRIAAELLSDRTVERITIVAPTEHLKHQWAASAAAAGIAIDSNFRNGTGVTSRDYQGVAVTYAQVAAHPTLHRVRTENRKTLVILDEIHHGGDAKSWGDAIREAFTPAVRRLALTGTPFRSDDSPIPFVSYEADGSGFQRSKADHAYGYADALADGVVRPVVFLAYSGEASWRTSAGEEFTARLGEPLTAEQNARAWRTALDPAGEWIPSVLQAADTRLAQLRANGIPDAGGLVIATDQDSARAYAKILQRISGQNPTVVLSDDPKASGRIKEFSDSTDRWLVAVRMVSEGVDVPRLAVGVYATSASTPLFFAQAIGRYVRSRKPGETASVFLPSVPVLLELASELEAQRDHVLGKPHREKEGWDDELLAQANRTEDEPGEEEKAFTSLGASAELDQVIYDGNSFGTAVFSGSDEEQEYLGLPGLLEPDQVRALLRKRQEEQLSDEKRRKPKAEEAAPVARPQSVSERLGALRKELNALVGVHHHRTRKPHGAIHNELRRVCGGPPTAMASVEQLEERIVTLRSW; encoded by the coding sequence ATGTCGGAAACCGTTGAACGCGATCGAGGCGAGCTGGGCGCGCCTCCCGCCGCGAAGGACAGCACGGCCCGCCCGCTGCGTGCCTGGCAGCGGCGAGCGCTGACGAAGTACCTCACGAAGAAACCGCAGGACTTCCTGGCCGTGGCGACGCCGGGCGCGGGCAAGACGGTGTTCGGTCTCCGGATCGCCGCCGAGCTGCTGAGCGACCGGACCGTCGAGCGGATCACCATCGTCGCGCCGACCGAGCACCTGAAGCACCAGTGGGCGGCCTCGGCCGCGGCCGCCGGTATCGCGATCGACTCGAACTTCCGCAACGGCACCGGTGTCACCTCGCGTGACTACCAAGGTGTCGCGGTCACCTACGCGCAGGTCGCCGCGCATCCGACGCTGCACCGCGTGCGCACCGAGAACCGCAAGACCCTGGTCATCCTGGACGAGATCCACCACGGCGGTGACGCGAAATCGTGGGGCGACGCGATCCGCGAGGCGTTCACGCCCGCCGTCCGCCGTCTCGCGCTCACCGGGACGCCGTTCCGCAGCGACGACTCGCCGATCCCGTTCGTCAGCTACGAGGCCGACGGCTCGGGTTTCCAGCGCAGCAAGGCCGACCATGCCTACGGCTACGCCGACGCGCTCGCCGACGGCGTGGTCCGGCCGGTCGTCTTCCTCGCCTACTCGGGTGAGGCCTCCTGGCGCACCAGCGCGGGGGAGGAGTTCACCGCGCGGCTCGGCGAGCCGCTGACCGCCGAGCAGAACGCGCGCGCCTGGCGCACGGCGCTCGACCCGGCCGGTGAGTGGATCCCGTCGGTGCTGCAGGCCGCGGACACGCGTCTCGCGCAGCTGCGGGCCAACGGCATCCCGGACGCGGGCGGTCTGGTGATCGCCACCGACCAGGACTCGGCGCGCGCCTACGCCAAGATCCTGCAGCGCATCTCCGGCCAGAACCCGACGGTCGTCCTCTCCGACGACCCCAAGGCGTCCGGGCGGATCAAGGAGTTCTCCGACTCGACCGACCGCTGGCTCGTCGCGGTCCGGATGGTGTCCGAAGGCGTCGACGTCCCGCGTCTCGCCGTCGGTGTCTACGCCACGAGCGCGTCGACCCCGCTGTTCTTCGCGCAGGCCATCGGCCGGTACGTGCGTTCGCGCAAACCCGGCGAGACGGCTTCGGTCTTCCTGCCGAGCGTGCCGGTGCTGCTGGAACTGGCCAGCGAGCTGGAGGCGCAGCGAGACCACGTCCTCGGCAAGCCCCACCGCGAGAAGGAGGGCTGGGACGACGAACTCCTGGCCCAGGCCAACCGCACCGAGGACGAACCGGGCGAGGAGGAGAAGGCGTTCACCTCGCTGGGCGCCTCCGCCGAGCTCGACCAGGTCATCTACGACGGCAACTCGTTCGGCACCGCGGTGTTCTCCGGTTCCGACGAGGAGCAGGAGTACCTCGGCCTGCCGGGGCTGCTGGAGCCGGACCAGGTCCGCGCCCTGCTGCGGAAGCGGCAGGAGGAGCAGCTCTCCGACGAGAAGCGGCGCAAGCCCAAGGCCGAGGAGGCGGCGCCGGTCGCGCGGCCGCAGTCGGTCAGCGAACGGCTCGGCGCGCTGCGCAAGGAGCTGAACGCGCTGGTGGGCGTGCACCACCACCGGACGCGGAAACCGCACGGCGCGATCCACAACGAACTGCGCCGGGTCTGCGGCGGGCCGCCGACCGCGATGGCTTCGGTGGAGCAGCTGGAAGAGCGGATCGTCACGCTGCGTTCTTGGTGA
- a CDS encoding YihY/virulence factor BrkB family protein — MSEENGRPDTAAEVAKGRRGPLRLLSRTLSKAWDGNIFSEAAEAAFWQTLSLPPLLLGLLGCLGFVGDWFGQEVVTAVHDRIITFSKTIFSDNAVHDIIEPTVNSILFVGKGEIVSVGFLISLWAGSSAMSSFVDAITVAHDQYGVRNDVWQRIFALLLYLAGLVILVVGLPLLAIGPDLLPQFFPTDWRGTVSYWVGTLYYPVLAVMIVLALTTLYKLALPRRLPWHRGLPGAMLAMVVFLLSSIGLRIYLNWITKTGYTYGALAAPIAFLLLMFFIGLAVVGGAYFNSAIQELWPAKATKRQRRKWRRLEMERASERIRAEEGRKLWERTTVPLRRPRQNGEAEPEQSVNEETQSEADQVSERQS, encoded by the coding sequence ATGAGCGAGGAGAACGGCCGTCCCGACACGGCCGCCGAGGTCGCGAAGGGCCGCAGGGGGCCGTTGCGCCTGCTCAGCCGCACGCTCAGCAAGGCGTGGGACGGCAACATCTTCTCCGAGGCCGCCGAAGCCGCGTTCTGGCAGACGTTGTCGCTGCCGCCGCTGCTGCTCGGTCTCCTCGGTTGCCTCGGTTTCGTCGGCGACTGGTTCGGCCAGGAGGTCGTGACCGCGGTCCACGACCGGATCATCACCTTCAGCAAGACGATCTTCAGCGACAACGCCGTCCACGACATCATCGAGCCCACGGTCAACAGCATCCTGTTCGTCGGCAAGGGCGAGATCGTCTCCGTCGGCTTCCTGATCTCCCTGTGGGCCGGTTCGTCGGCGATGTCGTCGTTCGTCGACGCGATCACCGTCGCGCACGACCAGTACGGCGTCCGCAACGACGTCTGGCAGCGGATCTTCGCGCTGCTGCTGTACCTGGCCGGGCTGGTCATCCTGGTGGTCGGGCTGCCGCTGCTGGCGATCGGGCCGGACCTGCTCCCCCAGTTCTTCCCCACCGACTGGCGCGGCACGGTGTCGTACTGGGTCGGCACGCTGTACTACCCGGTGCTGGCCGTGATGATCGTGCTGGCGCTGACGACGCTGTACAAGCTGGCCCTGCCGCGCAGGCTGCCGTGGCACCGCGGGCTGCCGGGCGCGATGCTCGCCATGGTCGTGTTCCTGCTCTCCAGTATCGGGCTGCGGATCTACCTGAACTGGATCACCAAGACCGGCTACACCTACGGCGCGCTCGCCGCGCCGATCGCGTTCCTGTTGCTGATGTTCTTCATCGGGCTCGCGGTGGTCGGCGGCGCGTACTTCAACAGCGCGATCCAGGAACTGTGGCCCGCCAAGGCGACGAAACGCCAGCGCCGGAAATGGCGGCGGCTGGAAATGGAACGCGCCAGCGAACGGATCCGTGCCGAAGAGGGGCGCAAACTGTGGGAACGCACGACCGTCCCGCTCCGCCGTCCCCGCCAGAACGGTGAAGCCGAACCGGAACAATCGGTGAACGAGGAAACGCAGAGCGAAGCCGATCAGGTGTCCGAACGGCAAAGCTGA
- a CDS encoding efflux RND transporter permease subunit, with amino-acid sequence MSTLARLSLRNRSLIGLLALVVIGFGAFALPQLKQQLFPSLQFPQAQVITPYAGASPDAVDRQVTEPLEGGLQGLKGLEELSSTSSEGLSRITAQFEFGTDIDAAVGQIQRVIDGLKARLPQNSEPTVSAGSTDDLPVVLLAAGTTGDPQALAPALTGEVAPELRKIDGVREVDVTGVRQPRVTIALDYAKLAAAGVDPSSIATTLQTAGAAVPAGTLTEGDKTLTVQVGGGPTTVDTIKNLYLTPSQPSRPGAQAAKPVKLGDVADVQAGFAPPTSITRTNGKPSLGLSITMVENGNAVAISEAVRDKLPELSKKIGAEMSVVFDQGTPVKDAISGLTTEGLLGLAFAVVVILLFLMSVRSTLVTAVSIPLSVVVALLALWTGDLSLNLLTLGALTIAIGRVVDDSIVVLENIKRHLAYGEEKQRAVLDGVREVAGAVTSSTLTTVAVFLPIAFVGGFVGELFSPFAITVTVALLASLLVSLTIVPVLAYWFLKPPKAPADEREAELTRQAAEDKERRGLLQRGYVPVIRFATRRRVTVVLLALIIFGGTVGLASQLNTNFLDQSGSTTLSLSQKLPPGTSPEAKEKAAGAVEQALAAEPAVETYQVSIGGGNFFGGGGTATSIQVTVAKDTDLDALSDRLRGKLDKPELGEVKIGAEAGGFNSDQISITVTAPDEAALKPAAEQVRQALSGVPDLTEVTSDLAQGSPRVQVEVDAAKAAASGLSATTIGQIANQAIAGRTVTQLPVDGQRTDIVLRAGTAPVSVDAVKALPIPSATGVVRLDSVATVSTVDGPAAVHRTSGELSTTVTAKNTGADLAATTKAIQSKLDGLTFTGGAAYKLGGVSEDQQEAFGNLFLALLAAVAIVYLIMVATFRSLIQPLILLVSIPFAATGAIGLLLATGTALGLPALIGMLMLVGIVVTNAIVLIDLINQYRASGMSVADAVVEGGRRRLRPILMTAAATIFALVPMALGLTGQGGFIGQPLAIVVIGGLVSSTLLTLILVPTLYTMVETRKEKRRAKKASRRSPAAPHSEDLTPEPAR; translated from the coding sequence ATGTCCACGCTGGCCAGACTGAGCCTGCGCAACCGAAGTCTCATCGGGCTGCTCGCCCTGGTGGTGATCGGCTTCGGCGCCTTCGCCCTGCCGCAGCTGAAGCAGCAACTGTTCCCGTCACTGCAGTTCCCGCAGGCGCAGGTCATCACGCCGTACGCGGGCGCGTCGCCGGACGCGGTCGACCGTCAGGTCACCGAGCCGCTCGAAGGCGGTTTGCAGGGTTTGAAGGGGCTCGAAGAACTGAGCTCGACGTCGTCGGAGGGGCTGTCGCGGATCACCGCGCAGTTCGAGTTCGGCACGGACATCGACGCGGCCGTCGGGCAGATCCAGCGCGTCATCGACGGGCTCAAGGCCCGGCTGCCGCAGAACAGCGAGCCGACGGTTTCGGCGGGGTCCACCGACGATCTCCCGGTCGTCCTGCTCGCCGCCGGGACCACCGGTGACCCGCAGGCGCTCGCGCCCGCGCTGACCGGGGAGGTCGCGCCGGAACTGCGCAAGATCGACGGCGTCCGCGAGGTCGACGTGACCGGTGTGCGGCAGCCGCGGGTCACCATCGCGCTGGACTACGCGAAGCTGGCGGCCGCGGGGGTCGACCCGTCGTCGATCGCCACCACGCTGCAGACCGCCGGTGCCGCCGTCCCGGCCGGGACGCTCACCGAAGGCGACAAGACGCTCACCGTCCAGGTCGGCGGCGGACCGACCACAGTGGACACGATCAAGAACCTGTACCTCACACCTTCGCAGCCTTCCCGTCCCGGGGCGCAGGCTGCCAAGCCGGTGAAGCTCGGTGATGTCGCGGACGTCCAGGCCGGCTTCGCGCCGCCGACGTCGATCACGCGCACCAACGGCAAACCGAGCCTCGGGCTCTCGATCACCATGGTGGAGAACGGGAACGCGGTCGCGATCTCGGAAGCGGTGCGGGACAAGCTGCCCGAGCTGTCGAAGAAGATCGGCGCCGAGATGAGCGTCGTGTTCGACCAGGGCACCCCGGTCAAGGACGCGATCAGCGGCCTGACCACCGAAGGCCTGCTGGGGCTGGCGTTCGCGGTCGTGGTGATCCTGCTGTTCCTGATGTCGGTGCGCTCGACGCTGGTGACGGCGGTGTCGATCCCGCTTTCGGTGGTCGTGGCGCTGCTGGCGTTGTGGACCGGCGACCTTTCGCTCAACCTGCTCACCCTCGGCGCGCTCACCATCGCCATCGGGCGGGTGGTCGACGACTCGATCGTGGTGCTGGAGAACATCAAACGACATCTGGCCTACGGCGAGGAGAAGCAGCGCGCGGTGCTCGACGGCGTGCGCGAGGTCGCGGGTGCCGTGACGTCGTCCACCCTCACCACGGTCGCGGTGTTCCTGCCGATCGCCTTCGTGGGCGGGTTCGTCGGCGAGCTGTTCTCGCCGTTCGCGATCACGGTCACCGTGGCGCTGCTGGCGTCGCTGCTGGTCTCGCTGACGATCGTCCCGGTGCTGGCGTACTGGTTCCTCAAGCCGCCCAAGGCCCCGGCCGACGAACGCGAGGCCGAGCTCACGCGCCAGGCCGCCGAGGACAAGGAACGCCGCGGGCTGCTGCAGCGCGGGTACGTGCCGGTGATCCGGTTCGCGACCCGGCGCCGCGTCACCGTCGTGCTGCTGGCGCTGATCATCTTCGGCGGCACCGTCGGGCTGGCCTCGCAGCTGAACACGAACTTCCTCGACCAGTCCGGCTCGACGACGCTGAGTCTTTCGCAGAAGCTTCCGCCCGGCACCAGCCCCGAGGCCAAGGAGAAGGCCGCGGGCGCGGTGGAGCAGGCGCTCGCCGCCGAACCGGCCGTCGAGACGTATCAGGTCAGTATCGGCGGAGGGAACTTCTTCGGCGGTGGCGGGACGGCGACCAGCATCCAGGTCACCGTCGCCAAGGACACCGATCTCGACGCGCTGTCGGATCGCTTGCGGGGCAAGCTGGACAAGCCGGAACTCGGCGAGGTCAAGATCGGCGCGGAAGCCGGCGGGTTCAACTCCGACCAGATTTCGATCACCGTCACCGCACCGGACGAAGCGGCGCTGAAGCCCGCCGCCGAGCAGGTCCGCCAGGCGCTGTCCGGCGTCCCGGACCTCACCGAAGTGACCAGTGACCTCGCGCAGGGCTCGCCGCGCGTGCAGGTCGAGGTCGACGCCGCCAAGGCCGCCGCGAGCGGGCTTTCAGCGACCACGATCGGCCAGATCGCGAACCAGGCCATCGCCGGCCGCACGGTGACCCAGCTGCCGGTCGACGGTCAGCGCACGGACATCGTGCTGCGCGCGGGCACGGCCCCGGTGTCGGTCGACGCGGTCAAGGCGCTGCCCATCCCGAGCGCGACCGGCGTGGTCCGGCTGGACTCGGTCGCCACCGTGTCCACAGTGGACGGCCCGGCCGCGGTGCACCGCACCTCGGGCGAGCTGAGCACCACGGTCACCGCCAAGAACACCGGCGCCGACCTGGCGGCCACCACGAAGGCCATCCAGTCCAAACTGGACGGACTGACCTTCACCGGCGGCGCGGCGTACAAGCTCGGCGGGGTCAGCGAGGATCAGCAGGAGGCGTTCGGGAACCTGTTCCTCGCGCTGCTGGCCGCGGTCGCGATCGTGTACCTGATCATGGTGGCGACGTTCCGCAGCCTGATCCAGCCGCTGATCCTGCTGGTGTCGATCCCGTTCGCGGCGACCGGCGCGATCGGGCTGCTGCTGGCCACCGGGACCGCGCTGGGCCTGCCCGCGCTGATCGGGATGCTGATGCTCGTCGGCATCGTGGTGACCAACGCGATCGTGCTGATCGACCTGATCAACCAGTACCGGGCTTCGGGGATGAGCGTCGCCGACGCCGTCGTCGAAGGCGGCAGGCGACGGCTGCGGCCGATCCTGATGACCGCGGCGGCGACCATCTTCGCACTGGTCCCGATGGCGCTCGGGCTGACCGGGCAGGGCGGGTTCATCGGGCAGCCGCTGGCGATCGTGGTGATCGGCGGGCTGGTCAGCTCGACCCTGCTGACGCTGATCCTGGTGCCGACGCTGTACACGATGGTCGAGACGCGGAAGGAGAAGCGCCGCGCGAAGAAGGCGTCGCGCCGATCCCCTGCGGCTCCGCATTCGGAGGACCTCACCCCGGAACCCGCCCGGTAA
- a CDS encoding DUF3039 domain-containing protein has translation MSTQTLPKPDTRPEGTDGTDDDSPKMFHYVRKNKIAESAVMGTHVVALCGEVFPVTKSAKPGSPVCPDCKKIYDGLKPGD, from the coding sequence GTGAGTACACAGACCCTTCCGAAGCCGGATACCCGTCCCGAGGGCACCGACGGCACCGACGACGATTCGCCGAAGATGTTCCACTACGTGCGCAAGAACAAGATCGCCGAAAGCGCGGTCATGGGCACGCACGTGGTGGCGCTGTGCGGCGAGGTCTTCCCGGTGACGAAGTCGGCGAAGCCCGGTTCGCCGGTCTGCCCGGACTGCAAGAAGATCTACGACGGTCTCAAGCCGGGCGACTGA
- a CDS encoding sporulation protein, with translation MFQKVLATFGSGGAKIDARLLDRTVSPGRPLRGEVLLLGGEVDQEINGLSVKLLARVTLPDERRPGVEDLEFGTQQLAGNERIGPGQQVRIPFEVALPWETPISSVFGKPLNGMAVGLQTSLDIANSVTDPVDVDAAAIEPLPAQKRILDAFSRIGFVFREAVLERGRVDGAVQQLPFFQEIRFTPSPRFAPVFTSVAVTFLSSPSETQVVLEVTKRVRVSKSGGFGGRGQEFLGLFKVDHAALERVKWEPQLEGWLHEVAKARGIFD, from the coding sequence ATGTTCCAGAAGGTGCTCGCGACGTTCGGCTCGGGCGGGGCGAAGATCGACGCCCGGCTGCTCGACCGCACGGTCTCCCCCGGCCGCCCGTTGCGCGGTGAGGTCCTGCTGCTCGGCGGCGAAGTCGATCAAGAGATCAACGGTCTCTCGGTCAAACTGCTCGCCAGGGTCACGCTCCCGGACGAGCGCCGCCCCGGCGTCGAGGACCTCGAGTTCGGCACCCAGCAGCTCGCGGGCAACGAGCGCATCGGGCCCGGCCAGCAGGTCCGGATCCCGTTCGAGGTGGCCCTGCCGTGGGAGACGCCGATCTCCAGCGTCTTCGGCAAACCGCTGAACGGGATGGCCGTCGGCCTGCAGACCAGCCTCGACATCGCGAACTCCGTCACCGACCCGGTCGACGTCGACGCCGCCGCGATCGAGCCGCTGCCCGCGCAGAAACGGATACTGGACGCCTTCAGCCGGATCGGCTTCGTCTTCCGCGAGGCCGTGCTGGAACGCGGCCGGGTCGACGGCGCGGTCCAGCAGCTCCCGTTCTTCCAGGAGATCCGCTTCACCCCCTCACCGAGGTTCGCGCCCGTCTTCACCTCGGTGGCGGTGACCTTCCTGTCCTCGCCGTCGGAGACGCAGGTCGTGCTGGAGGTGACCAAACGGGTCCGGGTGTCCAAGAGCGGCGGCTTCGGCGGACGCGGCCAGGAGTTCCTCGGCCTGTTCAAGGTCGACCACGCCGCGCTGGAACGGGTCAAGTGGGAGCCGCAGCTCGAAGGCTGGCTGCACGAGGTGGCCAAGGCACGCGGGATCTTCGACTGA
- a CDS encoding HD domain-containing protein — protein MDWPTAITRLGGDHQIAAVAWNDLQARYAEPHRRYHDLGHVTAVARDSGALAVAFGLGARERALVAIAAWTHDVVYDARPGEDEQASAAWTRDELTNAGVPAADVERASGLVLSTIHHTAPDEDLLATALLDADLAILGAPPEDYEQYANGVREEYSIYSDEDWRAGRTAVLENLLARPRLYRSDIARARWEGKARENLSNELTRWRDADPHHR, from the coding sequence ATGGACTGGCCGACCGCGATCACCCGGCTCGGTGGCGATCACCAGATCGCCGCCGTCGCGTGGAACGACCTCCAGGCCCGCTACGCCGAACCGCACCGGCGCTACCACGATCTCGGGCACGTCACGGCCGTCGCCCGCGACAGCGGAGCCCTTGCCGTCGCCTTCGGTCTCGGCGCCCGCGAACGGGCCCTCGTCGCCATCGCGGCGTGGACGCACGACGTCGTCTACGACGCCCGCCCCGGCGAGGACGAGCAGGCCAGCGCCGCCTGGACCCGCGACGAACTCACCAACGCCGGCGTCCCCGCGGCCGACGTCGAACGTGCCAGCGGGCTGGTCCTCAGCACGATCCACCACACCGCCCCCGACGAAGACCTCCTCGCCACGGCGCTGCTGGACGCCGACCTGGCGATCCTCGGCGCCCCTCCGGAGGACTACGAGCAGTACGCGAACGGTGTCCGGGAGGAGTACTCGATCTACTCCGACGAGGACTGGCGGGCGGGCCGCACGGCCGTGCTCGAAAACCTGCTGGCCAGGCCGCGGCTCTACCGCAGCGACATCGCGCGGGCACGCTGGGAGGGCAAGGCACGCGAGAACCTCTCGAACGAACTGACCCGATGGCGTGACGCGGACCCACATCACCGATGA
- a CDS encoding pseudouridine-5'-phosphate glycosidase, with product MTPQLSLHEEVASALAAGDPVVALESTILSHGLPPGRNLDVARRLEKVVRDGGAVPATIAVLDGVPLIGLTGEQLERVCAPGADLDKLSLRDIGPAVGLGRSGATTVASTAALAAAAGIGMFATGGLGGVHQGAAQSWDVSADLGVLAKVPTTVVCSGVKSVLDIAATLEVLETNSVPVLGYRTGEFPAFYLRSSGFEVPWRVDDAAQAAAVIAAHRAHASSGVLLANPIPEASEMDRELHDRLLAEGLELLKTRGVHGKDVTPVLLEHFHTASEGVSLDANEALVLSNAELATEVAVALAGTAA from the coding sequence GTGACTCCGCAACTGTCCCTTCACGAAGAGGTCGCCTCCGCCCTCGCCGCCGGTGACCCCGTCGTCGCGCTGGAGAGCACCATCCTCTCCCACGGTCTCCCGCCCGGCCGCAACCTCGACGTCGCCCGGCGGCTGGAGAAGGTCGTGCGCGACGGCGGCGCCGTCCCCGCGACCATCGCCGTCCTCGACGGCGTCCCCCTGATCGGCCTCACCGGCGAGCAGCTGGAACGTGTGTGCGCGCCCGGCGCGGACCTGGACAAGCTCTCCCTGCGCGACATCGGCCCGGCCGTCGGCCTCGGCCGCTCCGGCGCGACCACGGTCGCGAGCACCGCGGCGCTGGCCGCCGCGGCCGGGATCGGCATGTTCGCCACCGGCGGGCTCGGCGGCGTGCACCAGGGCGCGGCGCAGAGCTGGGACGTGTCGGCGGATCTGGGCGTGCTCGCGAAGGTGCCCACCACGGTCGTCTGCTCGGGCGTCAAGTCGGTACTCGACATCGCCGCGACCCTCGAAGTGCTGGAGACCAACTCGGTACCCGTGCTGGGCTACCGCACCGGCGAGTTCCCGGCGTTCTACCTCCGCTCGTCCGGTTTCGAGGTGCCGTGGCGGGTCGACGACGCCGCGCAGGCCGCCGCGGTCATCGCCGCGCACCGGGCGCACGCGTCTTCCGGTGTGCTGCTGGCGAATCCGATCCCGGAAGCGTCCGAAATGGACCGTGAACTGCACGACCGGCTGCTCGCCGAAGGGCTGGAACTCCTCAAGACCCGTGGCGTGCACGGGAAGGACGTCACGCCGGTGCTGCTGGAGCATTTCCACACCGCCAGCGAGGGCGTGAGCCTCGACGCGAACGAGGCCCTGGTGCTGTCCAACGCGGAGCTGGCCACCGAGGTCGCCGTCGCGCTCGCCGGGACCGCGGCATGA